From the genome of Cuculus canorus isolate bCucCan1 chromosome 13, bCucCan1.pri, whole genome shotgun sequence:
CTGCACCGCCGAGATGCTCCGCATCCTGGAGGCCGACCCCCGCGTTGGCGGCGTCGGTGGTGACGTTCAGGTAATTTGGCTGCGAGGGCAccctgtggggctggaggtactgagggggatgcaggggtgTTGGGGAGCTGCAGCAATGCCGGGGCTCACATCTGTCCTTCCCCAGATCCTGAACAAGTACGACTCGTGGATCTCCTTCCTGAGCAGCGTGCGGTACTGGATGGCCTTCAATGTGGAGCGCGCCTGCCAGTCCTACTTTGGCTGCGTGCAGTGCATCAGCGGCCCCCTGGGCATGTACCGCAACGCTCTGCTGCAACAGTTCCTCGAAGACTGGTACCACCAGACCTTCCTGGGCAGCAAGTGCAGCTTTGGGGATGACCGGCACCTCACCAACCGCGTGCTCAGCCTGGGCTACCAGACCAAGTACACGGCTCGTTCCAAGTGCCTGACGGAGACACCCACCCGCTACCTGCGCTGGCTCAACCAGCAGACTCGCTGGAGCAAGTCCTACTTTCGTGAGTGGCTCTACAACGCCCTGTGGTTCCACAAGCATCACCTCTGGATGACCTACGAGTCGGTGGTGACTggtttcttccccttcttcctcatTGCCACCGTCATCCAGCTCTTCTACCGTGGCCGCATCTGGaacatcctcctcttcctgctgaCGGTGCAGCTGGTGGGCATCATCAAGGCCACCTATGCCTGCTTCCTGCGAGGTAACGCTGAGATGATCTTCATGTCCCTCTATGCCCTCCTCTACATGTCCAGCCTACTGCCCGCCAAGATGTTTGCCATTGCCACCATCAACAAGTCGGGCTGGGGCACATCGGGGCGCCGGACCATTGTGGTTAACTTTGTGGGGCTGCTGCCGGTGTCGGTGTGGGTGGCGGTGCTGCTGGGCGGGTTGGCCTACACCGCCTACAGCCAGGACCTCTTCAGTGAGACCGAGGTTGCCTTCCTCGTCTCGGGTGCCATCCTCTATGCCTGCTACTGGGTGGCCCTCCTCACCCTCTACTTGGCCATCGTTGCCCGGC
Proteins encoded in this window:
- the HAS3 gene encoding hyaluronan synthase 3, encoding MPVSFSTALRIIGTSLFALVVLGGILAAYVTGYQFIHTEKHYLSFGLYGAILGLHLFIQSLFAFLEHRRMRGEGQPVRLGRSVALCIAAYQEDPDYLKKCLRSVKRIAFPDLKVVMVVDGNGPDDTYMLDIFHDVMGSERSGSYIWRSNFHVRGEGETDAGLREGLARVQALVRSTTYSCILQKWGGKREVMYTAFRALGDSVDYIQVCDSDTVLDPACTAEMLRILEADPRVGGVGGDVQILNKYDSWISFLSSVRYWMAFNVERACQSYFGCVQCISGPLGMYRNALLQQFLEDWYHQTFLGSKCSFGDDRHLTNRVLSLGYQTKYTARSKCLTETPTRYLRWLNQQTRWSKSYFREWLYNALWFHKHHLWMTYESVVTGFFPFFLIATVIQLFYRGRIWNILLFLLTVQLVGIIKATYACFLRGNAEMIFMSLYALLYMSSLLPAKMFAIATINKSGWGTSGRRTIVVNFVGLLPVSVWVAVLLGGLAYTAYSQDLFSETEVAFLVSGAILYACYWVALLTLYLAIVARRCGKRQEQCGLAFAEV